The DNA segment CGTTCGTACGCTTCCAGGCCGTCCGGAGTCCACGCCCACTCGCCCAGACGGCGCTCCAGCTCCGGCCCGGTCAGGAAGGCATGCCAGGCCACCTCCTCGGCCCGGGGCTTCACCGGCAGGTCGCAGCGGACCTCGTGGACCGCCGACCACCAGCTCCGTTTGCCACCGTCGTCGTAGAGGAACGTGAAGAGGAACGTGGGCTGCGGCAGCCCGGACACGCCCAGCTCCTCCTCGGTCTCCCGCAGGGCGGCCTCGGCGTAGCTCTCGCCGGTGCCCACGACACCGCCGACGAACATGTCGTACAGGGAGGGGTGGACGAGCTTGGTCGCCGTGCGCCGGTGTACGAAGATCCGGTCCTCGGCGTCCCTGACCAGGATGAACGCGCAACGGTGCCGCAGACCTCGCGCGTAGGCCTCACCGCGTGGGGCCCGGCCGGTCACCCGGTCGTTCTCGTCCACGATGTCGAGGATCTCGTCGGCGGCGGGCACGGGACGGTCGGCGGCAGCCATGCACCCATCGAAGCAGGGTCCGCGCCGAGCCCGTCCACGCGGGTCCCCAGGACCTGCCGTGTGGCAAGCGACATGCCCGTGACGCCGGCTGACGCGTGTAATGCCTCGGGTGCCCTTGACGTCAACTGTTGGCTGGCGATTCACTGTCCGTGATCAGTCCATGGCTGACGGCATCCGGCCGCTGTCGTACGGGCCGACCGCCCGCCATGGGCCGAGCCACCGGAAGAGCGCGTGAGGAAGTCCGCGGTGCCCCCACCCCCGCCTCCCCTCGGCCGTCCCCGCAGACGGGCGGCACAGACCTTCGACGAGGCCCTCGACGACGGCGAACTCGTCGCCGCGCGAGCAGCGCTGGCACAGGGCCGGTGGCAGAACAGCCGCTCGCTGCTGGTGCGCACGGGGGACGACTGGGACCGCCGCGGCCACCGGATCACGGTGCTCGCCCGGGAACCCTCCTGTGCCGCCTGGGCCCGCGACTGGCTGCTCGCCGACCCCGACTCCGGGGACGGGGCCGTCCTGCTCGCCCTGGCCCAGGTGCGGCGCGCCCTGCGCGGCAAGGAGAAGCCCGCCCCCGCGCGCGAGGCCTGCCACCGGGCCGCCGCCGCGCTGCCCGCCGACCCCACTCCCTGGCTCGGCCTGCTCCTGCTGGAGTACGCCCAGGGCGCCGAGGGGGACGCGGTCCGGGTCTTCGAGCAGGTCCGCTCCCGGTACGCGGACCACCATCACGCACACCATCTGGTGGTCGCCTGGCTCGCCGAACGCCGTGTGGAGGCGGGCCGGGACCCGCTGCACGAGGTCTACGACTTCGCCAACTGGTCCGCGGAGCAGGCGCCCGCGGACTCGCCCCTGGCGATCCTGCCGGTCATCGCGCACGCCGAGCGCTACCGCGCCCTCGCCGCCGCCGGGCACGAGCGGGCCGACCCGGCAGCCTCCGGACACTGGGCGGGCCGCCGGGCCCGGCAGGTGATGAAGGCCGCCTTCGACTGGTGGCTGGAGTGGGAGCACGAGGACCACCCGCGCCGCCTGATCGACCTGAACTTCCTCGCCCACGCCAAGATCTGCGAGGGCCGGGGCGCCGAGGCCGCCGCCCTGTTCCACCGGATCGGTGACAAGGTCACCCCGGCTCCCTGGTCGTACCCCGACCGTGACCCGCTCACCGCCTTCCGTACCGCACGGGCCGCCGCCCTCGGCACCGGATGAGCCCCTGCGCGACCCCTGCGAACCGCTCAGGAACACCCGGCCCGCTCCCTCCGGCACACGGCAACCACTCCCGACGCAAGGACGGTTCTCCCGATGACGACGGACGGTTCGCGCACGAGCAGATCCGCAGCGGACGGCATCAGCACCTTCAAGGGACAGGAGCGCGCCCTGCGTGCGGACCGGCTCGGCACGGGCGGTCTGCTGCTCTCCGTGCTCGCCGCGACCGCCCCCCTCATGGTGGTCGCGGGTGTCATGCCCACCACATTCGCGGTGATGGGCATCGTCGGGCAGCCGCTGCTCTTCGTCCTCCTCGGCGTCGTACTGGTGCTCTTCAGCCTCGGCTACGCCGAGATGAGCCGGCACGTCCACAACGCGGGCGCCTTCTACGCGTACATCTCCCGCGGCCTCGGCGGCACCGCCGGCGCGGGCGCCGCGATGGTCGCGCTGGTCGCCTACAACGCCCTCCAGGTCGGCATCCACGGCATCTTCGGCTTCGAGGTCTCCGGGCTCCTCGCCACCTACGCCGGCCTCGAGGTCGCCTGGTGGACACCGTCGCTGGTGGCCCTGGCCGCCGTCGGCACGCTGGGCTGGCTGAAGATCGACGTCAACGCGCGCGTGCTCGGCGTCCTGCTGGTCGTCGAGGTGCTCCTGGTGGTCGTCTTCGACGTCGCCGCCATCGCCGATCCGGGCGGGGAAGGGCTGTCGCTGCACGCCTTCGCCCCGGACACCCTCACCGGCGCCGGTGTCGGCACCGCCCTGTGCTTCTGCATCGCCGCCTTCCTCGGCTTCGAACAGGCCCCGGTGTATGCGGAGGAGACCAGCAGGCCGCACGTCCTGGTGCCCCGCGTGATGTTCCTGGCCGTCACCGGCGTCGCCGTGTTCTTCGCGATCAGCAGCTGGGCCCTCACCGTCGCCACCGGTCCCGCGGGCATCGTCGTCACCTCGCAGGAGCAGAGCGCGGGACTGCTGTTCCTCCTCACCGAGTCCCGGCTCGGCGGCACCTTCACGGACGTCCTGCACGTCCTCTTCGTCACCGGCATGTTCGCCGCGATGCTCAGCTTCCACAACGTCGTCGCCCGGTACGCCTTCGCCATGGGCCGCGAGGGCCTGCTGCCCGCCGCCTTCGGCCGCACCACCGGCACCAGCGGTGCCCCCGGCACCGGCTCGCTGCTCCAGACGGGCATCGCCGCGGTGCTCGTCGTCGCCTTCGCGCTCACCGACGACAAGCCGGCCGGCGACCCGACCGCGCCCGTCCTGCGCCTGTTCACCTGGTTCGGCAACGTCGGCGCCCTCGGTGTGATCGTCCTGATGGCGATCGCCTCGCTGTCCGTCGTCGTCTTCTTCGTCCGCCGCGGTGCCGCGGGCGCCCAGGTCTGGCGGCTGGTCACCTCGGCGCTCTCCGGCCTCGCCCTGGCCGTGATCGCCGGCTACACCGTCAAGGACTTCGACGTGCTCGTCGGCACCGGCCCCGACTCCGCCCTGAGCCTGCTGCTGCCCGGCATCATCGGGCTGGCCCTCGTCGCCGGCCTGGTCCAGGGCCTGGTCCTGCGTCTCCGTGCCCCCGGGACACACGCCCGTATCGGGCTCGGCAACGAGGCGTTCCAGCTGGACAAGGAGGCCGAGCGCACACCGTAGGCCCACACGGACGGGGCGGGCGGTCCGCACGGCCGGCCGCCTTACGGAAGTCTGACGGGCACCCGCGACCCCTGGCCCCACCGGGGGCACGGGTGCTCGAATGGCACGGTGAACCCCGAACGGCCGGAAGCACGCGACCATCCGGACGACCGCGAACGGCCCGCGGCACGCGACCGGCCGGACGACCGCGAACGGCCCGCGGCGCACGACCGGCCGGACGACCGGGAGCGGTTCGCGGCGCACGACCGGCCGGACGACCGGGAGCGGTTCGCGGCGCACGACCGGCCGGACGACCGGGAGCGGTTCGCGGCGCACGAGCGGCCGGACGGCCGGGAGCGGTTCGCGGCACGCACACCGCCCGACGAGGAGACGCCCGACGGCCGCGGCCGGCCCGTCGGCCGCCGGGTCCTCCTGGGCACCCTCGGACTCGGCGCCCTCGGCGTGGCCGCCGCCCCCGTACTCCAGCGCGGACTGGAGTCCTTCCTCGCCGGGGCCTCCGACAAGGACCCCACCGGCCTGACCGGCCTGCTCCCGAACGGC comes from the Streptomyces sp. KMM 9044 genome and includes:
- a CDS encoding NUDIX hydrolase, with amino-acid sequence MAAADRPVPAADEILDIVDENDRVTGRAPRGEAYARGLRHRCAFILVRDAEDRIFVHRRTATKLVHPSLYDMFVGGVVGTGESYAEAALRETEEELGVSGLPQPTFLFTFLYDDGGKRSWWSAVHEVRCDLPVKPRAEEVAWHAFLTGPELERRLGEWAWTPDGLEAYERLRAHRGQPDGPSR
- a CDS encoding APC family permease codes for the protein MTTDGSRTSRSAADGISTFKGQERALRADRLGTGGLLLSVLAATAPLMVVAGVMPTTFAVMGIVGQPLLFVLLGVVLVLFSLGYAEMSRHVHNAGAFYAYISRGLGGTAGAGAAMVALVAYNALQVGIHGIFGFEVSGLLATYAGLEVAWWTPSLVALAAVGTLGWLKIDVNARVLGVLLVVEVLLVVVFDVAAIADPGGEGLSLHAFAPDTLTGAGVGTALCFCIAAFLGFEQAPVYAEETSRPHVLVPRVMFLAVTGVAVFFAISSWALTVATGPAGIVVTSQEQSAGLLFLLTESRLGGTFTDVLHVLFVTGMFAAMLSFHNVVARYAFAMGREGLLPAAFGRTTGTSGAPGTGSLLQTGIAAVLVVAFALTDDKPAGDPTAPVLRLFTWFGNVGALGVIVLMAIASLSVVVFFVRRGAAGAQVWRLVTSALSGLALAVIAGYTVKDFDVLVGTGPDSALSLLLPGIIGLALVAGLVQGLVLRLRAPGTHARIGLGNEAFQLDKEAERTP